The following are encoded together in the Kwoniella europaea PYCC6329 chromosome 1, complete sequence genome:
- a CDS encoding ribosomal protein L11: MSKVATAQLVKIVVPAQLAKPTPPVGPALGARGVKAMDFCKEFNARTANYVQSIPIPTLITISPDRTFTFTTRTPPVSYLIKKTLGLEKGSGEAMGKPTGSKLSLKHVYEIAKVKALDEDLAAVGLERIAKGVLGTARSLGVEVVP, translated from the exons ATGTCGAAAGTAGCGACTGCTCAGCTAGTA AAGATCGTTGTGCCAGCCCAGCTTGCTAAACCCACACCTCCCGTGGGTCCGGCATTGGGTGCGAGAGGTGTGAAAGCGATGGATTTCTGTAAAGAATT TAACGCCCGTACAGCGAACTACGTCCAATCCATCCCTATACCCACACTCATAACGATCTCCCCAGATCGTACATTCACTTTCACAACACGTACACCGCCGGTATCGTACCTTATCAAGAAGACTTTAGGTTTGGAGAAAGGATCAGGGGAAGCTATGGGTAAACCTACAGGATCGAAGTTGTCTTTGAAACATGTGTACGAGATAGCGAAGGTGAAAGCTCTAGATGAGGATTTGGCGGCGGTGGGGTTGGAGAGGATAGCTAAGGGTGTGTTGGGTACAGCGAGGAGTCTGGGTGTCGAGGTTGTGCCGTAG
- a CDS encoding ubiquitin-like protein ATG12 gives MSIPTPDLLSPAIQPPSAETMMANSIITQPTALEALEHYKKKDASKVVVRFKAIGSAPIMKNNVFKATAGHKFQAVILFLRQQLGMKKEEALFTYINAAFAPAPDDTVGNLYKCFGTEGHLIVNYSNTQAWG, from the exons aTGTCAATACCCACACCAGATCTACTCTCACCAGCTATACAACCTCCTTCAGCAG AAACGATGATGGCCAactccatcatcactcaGCCTACAGCTTTGGAAGCATTAGAGCATTACAAGAAAAAAGATGCGTCGAAGG TCGTCGTCCGCTTCAAAGCGATAGGTTCAGCTCCAATAATGAAGAACAACGTATTCAAAGCTACTGCAGGACACAAATTCCAAGCTGTCATACTATTTCTGAGACAACAGTTAGgtatgaagaaggaagaggcTTTG TTCACATACATCAATGCGGCGTTCGCTCCTGCCCCAGACGATACGGTTGGAAACCTATATAAATGTTTTGGAACGGAAGGTCATCTGATAGTGAATTACAG TAATACCCAAGCTTGGGGATAA
- a CDS encoding 40S ribosomal protein S0: protein MSTDRLPKALQATEEDIQLLLAAQAHLGTKNCDKTMEPYVWKRRADGIHVLNVGKTWEKLVLAARVLATIDNPNDICVISARPYGHRAVLKFGKFTGAQAIAGRFTPGSFTNYITRSFKEPRVIIVTDPRVDHQAIREAAYVNIPVIAFCDTDASLKFVDIAIPGNNKSRHSVGLLWYLLCREVLRLKGQVPRGPTGPSGWETLPDLFFYRDPEEIEREAAEKAAAQADAEGADADAAASAAATGVAQEWDAGNAADAVLAAQPTDQALDWSAEPTSGDWTAEPAQDASGGW, encoded by the exons ATGTCCACCGACAGACTCCCTAAAGCCCTTCAAGCTACCGAAGAGGATATCCAACTTCTCTTGGCTGCTCAAGCCCACCTCGGTACCAAGAACTGTGACAAGACCATGGAACCATACGTCTGGAAAAGACGAGCTGATG GTATCCACGTTCTTAACGTCGGTAAGACCTGGGAAAAGCTCGTTCTCGCTGCCCGAGTCCTCGCTACCATCGACAACCCCAACGATATCTGTGTGATCTCCGCTAGACCTTACGGTCACCGAGCCGTCCTCAAGTTCGGTAAATTCACCGGTGCCCAAGCTATCGCTGGTCGATTCACCCCTGGTTCATTCACCAACTACATCACTCGATCTTTCAAGGAACCCCGAGTCATCATCGTTACCGACCCAAGAGTTGACCACCAAGCTATCCGAGAGGCCGCTTACGTTAACATCCC AGTTATCGCCTTCTGTGACACCGACGCTTCCCTCAAGTTCGTCGACATTGCCATCCCAGGTAACAACAAATCCAGACACTCTGTCGGTTTACTCTGGTACTTGCTCTGTCGAGAAGTCCTCCGATTGAAGGGTCAAGTCCCAAGAGGTCCTACCGGTCCTTCCGGATGGGAAACCCTCCCCGATTTGTTCTTCTACAGAGACCCTGAGGAGATCGAACGAGAGGCCGCCGAGAAGGCCGCTGCCCAAGCCGATGCTGAGGGTGCCGATGCCGATGCCGCCGCTTCCGCCGCTGCTACTGGTGTAGCCCAAGAATGGGATGCCGGAAACGCCGCTGATGCCGTCCTTGCTGCTCAACCCACCgaccaag CCCTCGACTGGTCTGCCGAACCTACCTCCGGTGACTGGACCGCCGAGCCCGCTCAAGACGCTTCGGGCGGTTGGTAA